In Solanum lycopersicum chromosome 5, SLM_r2.1, the following are encoded in one genomic region:
- the LOC101255996 gene encoding uncharacterized protein isoform X2 — protein MVRIHVKHGGGSDGDGEFLYDTETSSTIDEIAKDIIEIANLQSKIQCFAVEFESHLSKLQGDPKVMSLVRALSEATSYASKDQVIHNKPLSLYVLRNHTRNIEKEYLVTHSVMGLSSSNLQQFLSDLQILEENTVQLLWAGKELTRGKKLCDFIGRNEKTKIVIRLQSPIPPPASLTGGEKC, from the exons ATGGTGCGCATACATGTGAAGCACGGCGGCGGCAGCGACGGCGACGGCGAGTTTCTCTACGACACTGAAACGTCTTCAACAATTGATGAAATCGCCAAAGACATAATCGAAATAGCGAATCTCCAATCGAAGATTCAATGCTTCGCTGTCGAATTCGAGTCTCATCTCTCTAAGCTTCAAGGCGATCCTAAAG TTATGTCTCTGGTGAGAGCTCTCTCCGAAGCTACGTCGTATGCTTCAAAG GATCAGGTTATACATAACAAACCTCTATCACTTTATGTGCTAAGAAATCACACAAGAAACATTGAGAAGGAATATTTGGTAACGCATTCAGTAATGGGATTATCAAGTTCCAATTTACAACAATTCTTGTCAG ACTTGCAAATTCTTGAAGAAAACACAGTGCAACTTTTATGGGCAGGAAAAGAGCTCACCAGAGGGAAAAAATTGTGTGACTTTATAGGAAGAAATGAGAAGACAAAG ATCGTTATAAGGTTGCAGTCACCTATTCCACCTCCTGCATCACTCACTG gtGGAGAAAAATGTTGA
- the LOC101255400 gene encoding receptor-like protein kinase HERK 1 → MDFAVLHLFVLVLSVLCLMICALEFDPVDNYLINCGSFENITIGDRVFLADNLNSTQRVFVNTTLESIPSSYSSNLYQTARILNEKSKIKFSIKKQGRHWIRLYFYPFSYGNFNLSTAKFSVSVQNFTLIKSFESLSGPLVKEYTLNITSTSLVLKFTPFSNSFAFVNALEIISLPDELIPVGIGTESLRELALETVVRVNMGNVAVLPRNDTSWRSWESDERYLTSRNLFQFVSRIQAVNYTRGGPSRNIAPPSVYGTATRLQVDDPGVSVNITWLFDVDPGFDYFIRFHFCDIVTGHNDPNKVGGDHELLFNVYINSQLASRDLDLKKKTSNVLGSPYYMDVVTRLKNTHSIGISIGPAGVDNAYPDGLLNGLEIMKISNVKGSLDASDAEIQSSVPTSKKTKTWLIIGSTIGGSIICIVLVVVSILFCRSRIRTAADDSTEENHTAVGAKEASIVSKSNMGYLFPLVAVQEATDHFSESMIIGFGGFGKVYKGILKDNTKVAVKRGFHQSQQGLAEFMTEVEMLSQFRHRHLVSLIGYCNEKNEMIIIYEYMENGTLKDHLYGSDLPNLNWTQRLEICIGSAKGLHYLHTGSHKAIIHRDVKSSNILLDENLRAKVSDFGLSKIGPEIDQTHVSTAVKGSFGYLDPEYLTRQQLTDKSDVYSFGVVMFEVLCGRPVIDPSLPRESVNLVEYVMKCLRTGESEAIVDPRIAHEITPESQMKFVETAEKCLAEYGADRPTMGEVLWNLEYALKLQKTTRENELSDNQLDDSSVLSTEYSMGSMADLAGVSMSKVFCQMVKSENKDSCDIC, encoded by the coding sequence atgGATTTTGCAGTACTTCATTTGTTTGTTTTGGTATTGTCTGTGTTGTGTTTGATGATATGTGCCTTAGAGTTTGATCCTGTTGATAACTATCTCATAAACTGTGGttcatttgaaaatattactatAGGTGATAGAGTTTTCTTGGCTGATAACTTGAATTCCACTCAAAGGGTATTTGTTAATACAACTCTAGAGTCTATTCCATCTAGTTATAGTTCAAATCTTTATCAAACTGCTAGAATTCTTAATGAGAAATCGAAAATCAAGTTTTCGATCAAGAAACAAGGGCGCCATTGGATTCGCCTGTATTTCTATCCGTTTTCGTATGGAAATTTCAATCTAAGTACTGCTAAGTTCTCTGTTTCTGTTCAGAACTTCACTTTGATCAAGAGCTTTGAATCATTGAGTGGTCCTTTAGTAAAAGAATACACTTTGAACATTACTAGTACTAGTCTTGTTCTTAAATTTACGCCTTTTTCTAACTCGTTTGCGTTTGTAAACGCGTTGGAAATCATTTCACTTCCTGATGAGCTCATTCCTGTTGGTATTGGAACTGAAAGTTTGAGAGAACTAGCTTTAGAAACAGTTGTGAGGGTGAATATGGGAAATGTTGCAGTGTTGCCTCGAAATGATACCTCGTGGCGATCTTGGGAATCTGATGAAAGATACTTAACAAGTAGGAATCTTTTTCAGTTTGTATCGAGGATACAAGCTGTGAATTACACACGAGGAGGGCCTTCTAGGAATATCGCCCCTCCATCAGTGTATGGGACTGCTACGAGGTTGCAAGTGGATGATCCCGGTGTTTCTGTAAACATCACGTGGTTGTTTGATGTTGATCCTGGCTTCGACTATTTCATCAGGTTCCACTTTTGCGACATAGTAACTGGccacaatgatccaaacaaagtaGGTGGCGACCATGAACTATTGTTCAATGTTTACATCAATTCCCAATTAGCTTCGAGGGACCTTGATCTTAAAAAGAAGACATCAAATGTCCTTGGTTCTCCGTATTACATGGATGTTGTTACAAGGTTAAAGAACACTCACAGCATTGGCATTAGCATTGGTCCAGCAGGTGTAGATAATGCATATCCGGACGGCCTCCTGAATGGTCTCGAGATCATGAAAATAAGCAATGTCAAGGGAAGTCTTGATGCCTCAGACGCTGAGATTCAGTCCTCGGTGCCTACTTCAAAGAAGACTAAAACATGGTTGATCATTGGATCAACTATTGGAGGATCGATCATTTGCATCGTTTTGGTTGTGGTGTCTATTCTCTTTTGCAGAAGTAGAATACGGACAGCTGCTGATGACTCAACAGAGGAAAATCATACAGCAGTTGGAGCCAAAGAAGCATCTATCGTTTCCAAGTCGAATATGGGGTACCTGTTCCCTCTTGTAGCAGTCCAGGAAGCAACCGATCACTTCAGTGAAAGCATGATCATAGGCTTTGGTGGTTTTGGAAAAGTTTACAAGGGAATTTTGAAGGATAACACAAAGGTGGCAGTAAAGAGAGGATTTCATCAATCACAACAAGGTCTTGCCGAGTTCATGACTGAAGTCGAAATGCTGTCTCAGTTTAGACATCGCCATTTGGTCTCACTGATCGGTTACTGTAATGAAAAGAATGAGATGATAATCATTTACGAGTACATGGAGAATGGAACTCTTAAGGATCATCTGTATGGTTCAGACCTTCCGAATTTGAATTGGACACAAAGGCTTGAAATTTGCATAGGATCAGCAAAGGGACTTCACTATCTTCATACCGGTTCTCATAAGGCAATCATCCACCGAGATGTCAAATCCTCGAATATACTTTTAGATGAAAATCTCCGGGCTAAAGTTTCTGATTTTGGACTATCGAAAATTGGTCCAGAAATTGATCAAACACATGTTAGTACTGCAGTGAAAGGAAGTTTTGGATATCTTGATCCAGAGTATTTGACAAGGCAACAACTAACCGATAAATCTGATGTCTATTCCTTTGGTGTTGTAATGTTTGAAGTCCTCTGTGGAAGGCCCGTTATCGATCCCTCTCTTCCTAGAGAATCGGTAAACTTGGTTGAATATGTGATGAAATGTTTAAGGACAGGAGAATCAGAGGCAATCGTTGATCCTAGGATTGCACACGAGATTACACCAGAATCCCAGATGAAGTTTGTAGAGACTGCTGAGAAATGCTTGGCTGAATATGGTGCAGACCGTCCGACTATGGGAGAAGTTTTGTGGAACTTGGAATATGCATTGAAACTTCAAAAAACAACACGAGAGAACGAGTTATCGGATAATCAGTTGGATGATAGTAGTGTCTTAAGTACAGAATACAGCATGGGAAGTATGGCTGATCTTGCTGGTGTTTCAATGAGCAAAGTTTTTTGCCAAATGGTAAAATCTGAAAACAAAGACTCATGTGATATATGTTAG
- the LOC101255996 gene encoding uncharacterized protein isoform X1 translates to MVRIHVKHGGGSDGDGEFLYDTETSSTIDEIAKDIIEIANLQSKIQCFAVEFESHLSKLQGDPKVMSLVRALSEATSYASKDQVIHNKPLSLYVLRNHTRNIEKEYLVTHSVMGLSSSNLQQFLSDLQILEENTVQLLWAGKELTRGKKLCDFIGRNEKTKIVIRLQSPIPPPASLTGLSSLLT, encoded by the exons ATGGTGCGCATACATGTGAAGCACGGCGGCGGCAGCGACGGCGACGGCGAGTTTCTCTACGACACTGAAACGTCTTCAACAATTGATGAAATCGCCAAAGACATAATCGAAATAGCGAATCTCCAATCGAAGATTCAATGCTTCGCTGTCGAATTCGAGTCTCATCTCTCTAAGCTTCAAGGCGATCCTAAAG TTATGTCTCTGGTGAGAGCTCTCTCCGAAGCTACGTCGTATGCTTCAAAG GATCAGGTTATACATAACAAACCTCTATCACTTTATGTGCTAAGAAATCACACAAGAAACATTGAGAAGGAATATTTGGTAACGCATTCAGTAATGGGATTATCAAGTTCCAATTTACAACAATTCTTGTCAG ACTTGCAAATTCTTGAAGAAAACACAGTGCAACTTTTATGGGCAGGAAAAGAGCTCACCAGAGGGAAAAAATTGTGTGACTTTATAGGAAGAAATGAGAAGACAAAG ATCGTTATAAGGTTGCAGTCACCTATTCCACCTCCTGCATCACTCACTG GATTGAGTTCTCTACTAACTTGA
- the LOC101255695 gene encoding ankyrin repeat-containing protein ITN1, translated as MASPVEEGERDVEKGLITPTPSHNPLAEPSPTPSPSSATAPALVLSNSGKRIDQAGKKKYVKQVTGRHNDTELHLAAQKGDLAAVKQILNDIDSQMVGTLSGDDFNQEVAEIRASVVNEVNELGETALFTAAAKGYLEVLKELLKYCNKDTVTKKNRSGFDPLHIAASQGHHGIVQLLLEHDTGLSKTFGPSNATPLITAASRGHIAVVNELLSKDCTLLEISRSNGKNALHLAARQGHVEIVKALLDRDPQLARRTDKKGQTALHMAVKGISCEVVILLLEADAAIVMLPDKFGNTALHIATRKKRAEIVRELLRLPDSNVNALNRDHKTALDIAEDLPLSEESSEIKECLYKYGAVRANELNQPRDELRKTVSQIKKDIHTQLEQTKRTNKNVHGIAKELRKLHREGINNATNSVTVVAVLFATVAFAAIFTVPGGDDEHGVAVVVSTASFKIFFIFNALALFTSLAVVVVQITLVRGETKAERKVVEVINKLMWLASVCTSVAFMASSYIVVGRKYEWAAILVTAVGGIIMAGVLGTMTYYVVRSRKKRSIRKKEKHARSGSNSWYHSEFSNSDIDRIYAL; from the exons ATGGCTTCTCCTGTGGAAGAAG GTGAGAGAGATGTCGAGAAAGGACTGATTACTCCAACACCAAGCCATAACCCTCTAGCTGAGCCATCACCAACCCCATCTCCATCTTCCGCAACAGCACCAGCTCTGGTGCTTTCCAATTCTGGCAAGAGAATTGACCAAGCAGGGAAAAAGAAATATGTAAAACAGGTTACGGGAAGGCACAATGACACTGAGCTTCATTTAGCAGCTCAGAAAGGTGATCTAGCAGCAGTGAAGCAGATACTTAATGACATTGATAGTCAAATGGTCGGGACGCTGAGCGGCGATGACTTTAATCAAGAGGTCGCGGAGATCAGAGCATCCGTAGTGAATGAAGTGAATGAATTAGGAGAGACAGCACTCTTTACAGCAGCAGCGAAGGGATATCTTGAGGTATTGAAAGAATTATTGAAGTACTGCAACAAGGATACTGTTACTAAGAAGAATCGGTCAGGATTTGATCCTTTGCATATAGCTGCAAGTCAAGGACACCATG GAATCGTCCAATTGCTTTTAGAGCATGATACCGGACTAAGTAAAACATTTGGCCCTTCAAATGCAACCCCTCTTATAACTGCTGCCTCAAGAGGACATATTGCAGTGGTCAATGAACTGCTGTCAAAGGATTGCACCTTACTGGAAATTTCTAGGTCCAATGGTAAAAATGCATTGCATTTAGCTGCCAGACAAGGGCACGTGGAAATTGTGAAGGCTTTGCTTGACAGAGACCCACAATTGGCCAGGAGGACGGATAAGAAAGGACAAACTGCATTGCATATGGCTGTAAAGGGAATCAGCTGTGAGGTGGTGATATTGCTTCTCGAGGCTGATGCTGCTATAGTTATGCTTCCGGACAAGTTTGGCAACACAGCATTACACATAGCAACCCGGAAAAAGCGTGCTGAG ATAGTCAGAGAGTTGCTACGCCTGCCTGATAGTAATGTTAATGCACTGAACAGAGATCACAAAACAGCTCTTGACATAGCTGAAGATCTTCCCCTCTCTGAAGAATCCTCCGAAATAAAGGAATGTTTATACAAATATGGAGCTGTTAGAGCTAATGAATTGAACCAACCAAGGGATGAGTTGAGGAAAACTGTCAGTCAGATCAAGAAAGACATTCACACACAGCTTGAACAAACTAAaaggacaaataaaaatgtcCACGGAATTGCTAAAGAGCTTAGAAAGCTCCATCGAGAAGGGATTAATAATGCAACGAATTCTGTGACTGTCGTTGCTGTTCTCTTTGCCACAGTTGCCTTTGCTGCTATTTTCACTGTGCCTGGAGGTGATGATGAGCATGGAGTGGCTGTGGTTGTGAGCACTGCTTCATTTAAgatcttcttcatcttcaacgCCCTTGCTCTTTTTACATCTCTTGCTGTTGTCGTAGTTCAGATTACATTGGTTAGAGGAGAAACTAAGGCAGAAAGAAAAGTCGTCGAGGTGATTAACAAATTGATGTGGTTGGCTTCTGTCTGCACTTCAGTGGCTTTTATGGCATCTTCTTATATAGTGGTCGGTCGCAAGTATGAATGGGCTGCAATATTGGTAACAGCAGTAGGGGGAATAATAATGGCCGGGGTTCTTGGAACCATGACTTACTATGTCGTAAGATCAAGGAAGAAAAGATCGATAAGGAAGAAGGAAAAACATGCTAGAAGTGGTTCCAACTCATGGTACCACTCTGAGTTCTCTAATTCTGACATTGACAGGATTTACGCCCTGTGA